In the genome of Actinobacillus lignieresii, the window TGATTTTTCGGAAGGCGTACTTCGTTTAAAACCGTTACTTGATGTGTTAGCTAAACCGTTAAGTCAATATTCGGCAATGTGGGAATTGTATCAAGTTGTAGAAGATATGCCGATTTTAGACGAACGTAAGGCATTGAAACGTAATGAGCGAATGAAGCAGGATCTGCATCGACAGTCGAAAGAAGTCGAGTTGGAAGAGCAGATTAAAGCGGAGTGCCATCAGTTACTGATTGATATAGCACAGTTAAAACTTACATTATAGTAAGTAATGCCTATTTTGAAGGAAAGTCAATGTCAGAAATTATTTGGGATTTAGCCCTTATCCAAAAATATAACCAATCCGGTCCTCGTTATACTTCTTATCCTACCGCATTAGAATTTAACGAAAATTACAACGATGACGATTTTAAAGCGGCGGCGGCACGTTATCCGAATCGCCCGTTATCGCTTTACGTACATATCCCGTTTTGCCATAAACTATGTTATTTCTGTGCGTGTAATAAAATTATTACCCGTCACCGTCATAAAGTGGATATTTATTTGGATTATCTTGAAAAAGAAATCAAAACGCGCGTACCGCTGTTCACTAATCGTGTCGTTACTCAAATTCACTGGGGCGGTGGTACGCCGACTTATTTGGATGAAGCGCAATCGGCACGCTTAATGAGTATGTTGCGTCAGCATTTTAACGTCAGTGCAGAAGCGGAAATCAGTATTGAAATGGATCCGCGCGAAATCGAATTAAATATGTTGGATCACCTTAAATCCATCGGTTTTAACCGTATCAGTATGGGGATTCAGGACTTCAATAAAGAAGTACAAAAATTAGTTAATCGCGAGCAAGACGAAGAATTTATTTTTGCTTTGATGAAACGCGCGAAGGAACTCGGTTTCACTTCAACCAATATCGATTTGATTTACGGCTTACCGAAACAAAATGTCGAAAGTTTTATGTACACGCTTGAACGAGTGATCGAGTTGAATCCGGATCGGATGAGTGTGTTTAACTATGCGCACTTACCAAGCCGTTTTGCCGCACAAATTAAAATTAAAGACGATATGTTACCGGCTCCGGAAACTAAATTAACCATTCTGCAGAAGACCATCGAGTTTTTAGGCGGTAACGGCTATAAATTTATCGGTATGGATCACTTTGCCAAACCGGATGACGAATTGGCGATTGCTCAGCAACAGGGCGTATTACATCGTAATTTCCAGGGTTATACCACTCAAGAAGAATGCGATTTATTAGGTATGGGCGTGTCGGCAATCAGCTTACTTGGCGATACCTACGCACAAAACCATAAAGAATTACAACAATATTATGCCAATGTCGAAGAACGCGGTATCGCGTTACATAAAGGTTTGGCGCTTACTCAAGACGATTGTATTCGTCGTGACGTAATCAAAGCGTTGATTTGCAACTTTAAGTTGGAATTCGACCGCTTACAAGCCGAATATCAAATAGATTTTAAACAGTATTTTGCAGAGGATTTGGCGTTACTTGAGCCGTTGGCGAAAGACGGTTTATTAGAAATTCACGAAAACGGTATTGTGGTTTCGCCTAGAGGTCGTCTGCTCATTCGTAATATTTGTTTATGTTTTGACGTATATTCAAGACAATTGGCGAAAAGACAACAATTTTCGAGAATTATTTAATAGCAAGCGGTCATATTTTCGAACCATTTATAGCTTTCTATTGACAAGGAATCATTATGAAAACACGTTATAGTGTTCTTTCTGTTGCAATGACGGCAGCATTTTACACTCAATATGCGCAAGCGGATTTGAGAGAACAATGCCTATTGGGCGTACCGCATTTTCAGGGCGAAGAGGTAACGGGCGATCAAACTATGATGCCGATTGAAATTGAAGCGGATAATGCGGTTATCAATCAGCCTAAAGATGCGACCTATACCGGTGATGTAGCGATTAAACAAGGTAATCGTTCTCTTTTTGCGGATGAAGTAAGGGTTGAGCAAAACGGCGAGCAAGAACGCCGAGCGTTTCTGAAAGGCAGTTACCGATATCAAGATAATCTGATTCAAGCGCACGGACGAGATGCGGCAATGGATCTCAGTTCTGAAACCGCCGAGTTACAAAATACCGAATTCCAATTAGTCGGTCGTCAAGGACGAGGTACGGCGGAAAGCGGTTCGTTTAATCACAATAAACGCATTTTAAAAAATGCGACCTTTACCGCCTGTTTACCGAATGACAATGCGTGGTCAATTGAAGGAAATGAAATGATTCAGCATATCGATGAAGAGTATGCTGAAATTTGGCATGCGCGTTTTAAAGTATTGGGTATGCCGGTATTTTATTCGCCTTATTTACAATTTCCGATTGGCGATCGCCGCCGTTCGGGGTTATTGATTCCGAATTTTCATCGTTCAAGTAAGGACGGTTTTGCTTATTCTCAGCCGTTTTATTGGAATATCGCACCGAATATGGATGCGACAATTACACCGACTTATTATTCGCGCCGAGGTTGGCAAATTAGCCCTGAATACCGTTATTTAACCAAATTGGGAGAAGGTATTGTTGCCGGTGAATATATCGGAAAAGATCGTCTAGACGAATATAAACCGGATGACAATGATCGCAAACGCTATCTAATACACTGGCGCCATAATATGAGTTTCTTAACCGACTGGCGTTTGTATGTGGATTATACCAAAGTCAGCGACAAGCGTTATTTCTCCGATTTCGATTCGGAATACGGTAGCAGTACCGACGGTTATGCCACTCAACAATTTAAATTAGGTTACTATCAACCGAATTATAATTTATCGATTTCCGGTAAGAAATTCCAAACCTTTGACGAATTGGATGTCGGTCCGTATCGCGTATTACCGCAAATAGATTTTAACTACTATAACGATGAGTTGGTAAAAGGCGGAGATTTTAAACTCTTTGCTCAGACGGCTCGTTTTGAGAATGACAGTAAGTTAATGCCGAAAGCGTGGCGTTTTCACGTAGAACCGACGCTTAAT includes:
- a CDS encoding DUF2489 domain-containing protein, with the translated sequence MIRFFLLILAILVVLSMAGYAVYLMLKLRKQNAQNKALLEQAEQAKKARFERIIDSIDVITRAMLSEQCDFSEGVLRLKPLLDVLAKPLSQYSAMWELYQVVEDMPILDERKALKRNERMKQDLHRQSKEVELEEQIKAECHQLLIDIAQLKLTL
- the lptD gene encoding LPS assembly protein LptD, with product MKTRYSVLSVAMTAAFYTQYAQADLREQCLLGVPHFQGEEVTGDQTMMPIEIEADNAVINQPKDATYTGDVAIKQGNRSLFADEVRVEQNGEQERRAFLKGSYRYQDNLIQAHGRDAAMDLSSETAELQNTEFQLVGRQGRGTAESGSFNHNKRILKNATFTACLPNDNAWSIEGNEMIQHIDEEYAEIWHARFKVLGMPVFYSPYLQFPIGDRRRSGLLIPNFHRSSKDGFAYSQPFYWNIAPNMDATITPTYYSRRGWQISPEYRYLTKLGEGIVAGEYIGKDRLDEYKPDDNDRKRYLIHWRHNMSFLTDWRLYVDYTKVSDKRYFSDFDSEYGSSTDGYATQQFKLGYYQPNYNLSISGKKFQTFDELDVGPYRVLPQIDFNYYNDELVKGGDFKLFAQTARFENDSKLMPKAWRFHVEPTLNFPLANRYGSLNFETKLYATHYLQEKGSSKQADNMDKNVTRVIPQVKVDLQTVLEADKQLFKGFNQTFEPRVQYVYRPYKDQSNIGSGLNQSVSFGYDSALLQSDYFSLFNDRRYSGLDRISSANLITAGGTNRFFNEKTGVEVFNFSIGQTYYLSPSKIDDLSQNSTTKRSSSWALESNWKFHRKWNWHGAYQYDTRLNQTSLANTSLQYKPSQDKLVQLSYRFASKDYINQNLRSNVYGQDIKQVGAIVGWELTDRVAFMASHYHDIALKKPVESQLSVNYNTCCWSANVYVARKLTATPIGSPDTINDLYYDNKFGVNFELRFGTNYSSGVRKMLKKGMIPYTEQYGIN
- the hemN gene encoding oxygen-independent coproporphyrinogen III oxidase encodes the protein MSEIIWDLALIQKYNQSGPRYTSYPTALEFNENYNDDDFKAAAARYPNRPLSLYVHIPFCHKLCYFCACNKIITRHRHKVDIYLDYLEKEIKTRVPLFTNRVVTQIHWGGGTPTYLDEAQSARLMSMLRQHFNVSAEAEISIEMDPREIELNMLDHLKSIGFNRISMGIQDFNKEVQKLVNREQDEEFIFALMKRAKELGFTSTNIDLIYGLPKQNVESFMYTLERVIELNPDRMSVFNYAHLPSRFAAQIKIKDDMLPAPETKLTILQKTIEFLGGNGYKFIGMDHFAKPDDELAIAQQQGVLHRNFQGYTTQEECDLLGMGVSAISLLGDTYAQNHKELQQYYANVEERGIALHKGLALTQDDCIRRDVIKALICNFKLEFDRLQAEYQIDFKQYFAEDLALLEPLAKDGLLEIHENGIVVSPRGRLLIRNICLCFDVYSRQLAKRQQFSRII